Part of the Novosphingobium sp. ZN18A2 genome, GGCGGGCAGAGGTGCTGCCCCGGCAGCGCCTGAACCGCCGGGCAGCGCGCCCGCCTTGTCTTTCAGTTCGTTGACGATGCGGCCTGCGAGTTTCGGCCCCACGCCCTGCGCACGCGCGACCATCGCGGCGTCCCCGCCCGAACAGGCGCGCTGCAATTCTTCCGCCGAAAGCGCGGAAAGGATCGCCAGCGCAACCTTGCTGCCCACCCCCTGCACGGCGGTAAGCAGGCGGAACCACGCGCGCTCCGCCGCGCTGGCGAAGCCGATCAGCCGCATGTCGTTTTCGGAAACCTGGAGATCGGTATGCACCGTCACCTTATCGCCAGCGATGCCCAGCGCATCCAGCGTGCGGGCAGAGCAATGGACGAGGTAGCCCACGCCGTGAACGTCTATCACCGCCCAGTCCGGGCCGGTTTCGTCAAGCGTTCCGGTGAGCTTTGCGATCATGCTTTGTTCCTATGCACCGCCCATCCGGCGCGTGCAAGCCCGCCCCCTTCCGCTTGCGGGAGCGATTGGGCGTGGGCAAATGCGCTATTTCGCCAGATGCGCGTGCGCGATGGCCACGGCCAAGGCGTCCGCCGCGTCGGCTCCGGCCAGTTTCGCACCCGGCAAAAGCACCTTCAGCATAGCCTGCACCTGTGCCTTTTCCGCCCCGCCGGTGCCCACGATCGCCTTCTTAACCAGCCGCGTCGCGTATTCGTGAACGGCAAGCCCCGCACGCGCGGCGGCGAGCAGGCACACCCCGCGCGCCTGCCCCAGCTTCAGCGTCGATTGCGCGTTCTTGTTGACGAAGACCTCTTCCACCGCCGCGCAATCGGGATGGAAGCGCGCGATCACGTCGGTCAGTTCGCGGTCCAGCGTCACCAGACGCTCGGCCAGCGGCGCTTTCGCGTCGGTCGGTACCTGTCCGTTGGCGATGTGCGTCAGCCGGTTACCGTCCTTCGCCACCACGCCCCAGCCGGTGCAGGAAAGCGATGGATCGAGGCCGAGGATCAGAGGCAATCAACCATTCCGTTGGTGTCGAGCGGGTTCAATCCCCATGCATAAAGAAGCCGCCGACAAAAGCCAGATAGCCGAGAGATACCGACAGGCTGACCGCAAAGAGCCAGCCCCGCCAATTCACCCCAGCTTTTCCATCACGTCATCGGAGATTTCGTAATTGCCCCACACGGTCTGCACGTCGTCGTCGTCGTCCAGCACGTCGATCAGCTTCATCAGCGTGCCCGCCGCGTTTTCGTCGACGTCGACCTTGATGTTGGGGCGCCATGCCAGCTTCACGCCTTCGGCCTCGCCCAGCGACTTTTCCAGTGCGCTGGCGACTTCGTGCAGGCTTTCCACCGCGGTCCAGATCTGGTGGCCGCCGTCTTCGCCCATCTCGCTTTCGACATCGTCCGCACCGGCTTCGATCGCGGCTTCGAGAACTTTCTCCTCGTCGCCCGCGCCCACCGGGTATTCGATCAGGCCCAACCGTTCGAAACCGTGGCTCACCGCGCCGCTGGCGCCCAGGTTGCCGCCGTTCTTGGAGAATGCAGTGCGCACGTTGGTGGCGGTGCGGTTGCGGTTGTCCGTCAGCGCCTCGACGATCAGGGCGACGCCCGCCGGGCCATAGCCTTCGTAGCGCACTTCCTCGTAATTCTCGTCATCGCCCTTGGTTGCCTTGTCGATCGCGCGCTGGATGTTGTCCTTGGGCATCGACTGCGCCTTCGCGGCGTTCACGGCGGCGCGCAGGCGCGGGTTCATGTCCGGATCGGGCATGCCCATCTTCGCGGCGACGGTGATTTCGCGGCTGAGCTTGCTGAACTGCGCCGAGCGTTTTTTGTCCTGCGCACCCTTGCGATGCATGATGTTCTTGAACTTGGAATGGCCTGCCATCGTGCTGCCTTCGGAGATCCTGATTTCTAGCTGTCGCGGGTTCGCCTCACGCGTCCCGCCGTAAACGCCATGCGCCCTGCACCGGCAGGGGGCGCGCGGTCAAGCCTTCAGCCCTTCTCGCGCGCGCTGTCGATCGCCTTCTGCAAGGCGTCCTGGCCAACCGCGCCCCGAACGAGCTGGTCACCCACCACGAATGCCGGCGTCCCGTCTATCTGCAATTGCTGGGCAAGCGCCATGTTCTTC contains:
- the ruvC gene encoding crossover junction endodeoxyribonuclease RuvC, encoding MPLILGLDPSLSCTGWGVVAKDGNRLTHIANGQVPTDAKAPLAERLVTLDRELTDVIARFHPDCAAVEEVFVNKNAQSTLKLGQARGVCLLAAARAGLAVHEYATRLVKKAIVGTGGAEKAQVQAMLKVLLPGAKLAGADAADALAVAIAHAHLAK
- a CDS encoding YebC/PmpR family DNA-binding transcriptional regulator, coding for MAGHSKFKNIMHRKGAQDKKRSAQFSKLSREITVAAKMGMPDPDMNPRLRAAVNAAKAQSMPKDNIQRAIDKATKGDDENYEEVRYEGYGPAGVALIVEALTDNRNRTATNVRTAFSKNGGNLGASGAVSHGFERLGLIEYPVGAGDEEKVLEAAIEAGADDVESEMGEDGGHQIWTAVESLHEVASALEKSLGEAEGVKLAWRPNIKVDVDENAAGTLMKLIDVLDDDDDVQTVWGNYEISDDVMEKLG
- the ruvA gene encoding Holliday junction branch migration protein RuvA, coding for MIAKLTGTLDETGPDWAVIDVHGVGYLVHCSARTLDALGIAGDKVTVHTDLQVSENDMRLIGFASAAERAWFRLLTAVQGVGSKVALAILSALSAEELQRACSGGDAAMVARAQGVGPKLAGRIVNELKDKAGALPGGSGAAGAAPLPAGSASADAVSALENLGFKPAIASAAVAHAMGELGDGAPLDDLVRLALRKAAG